The following proteins are co-located in the Eleginops maclovinus isolate JMC-PN-2008 ecotype Puerto Natales chromosome 23, JC_Emac_rtc_rv5, whole genome shotgun sequence genome:
- the LOC134860109 gene encoding bridging integrator 2-like has product MAGNGKESRELTLPEKAPQAGTRSEGTVSRPTRERRPPDRYGFLDPDGKLSSQPKSLPRHSQAAVLPPPPQVLFDVQADDHENPDQTLRENTAAEERGVEEEETTVEEEEEEDYEVTHDYVQLESAALQPAPLPAPLPAPLPAPQPATQPASAPIHLRDVRPGRSRGKSDKREPPPRSKTAFSSSSIMLGESSKLTRSQRWS; this is encoded by the coding sequence ATGGCAGGCAACGGTAAGGAGTCAAGAGAGTTGACGTTGCCAGAGAAGGCCCCCCaagctggaaccagaagtgAGGGGACGGTATCCAGACCTACACGAGAGAGACGTCCACCTGACCGCTATGGCTTCCTGGATCCTGATGGGAAACTCTCCAGCCAGCCCAAAAGCCTCCCTCGTCACAGCCAAGCAGCCGTACTGCCGCCTCCACCCCAGGTGCTGTTTGATGTCCAGGCGGATGACCATGAAAACCCTGATCAGAcgctgagagagaacacagccgctgaggaacgaggagtggaggaggaagagacgacagtcgaggaggaagaagaagaggactatGAAGTTACCCACGACTATGTCCAGCTtgaatcagcagctcttcagcccgctccactgcccgctcccctgcccgctccactgcccgctccacAGCCAGCTACACAGCCAGCATCTGCTCCGATCCACCTGAGAGATGTGAGACCTGGCAGATCCAGGGGCAAGAGCGACAAGCGTGAGCCACCACCAAGGTCGAAGACGGCCTTCTCTTCTAGCTCCATTATGCTAGGGGAAAGCTCCAAGCTCACGCGGAGCCAAAGGTGGAGCTAA